A section of the Campylobacter lanienae NCTC 13004 genome encodes:
- the pta gene encoding phosphate acetyltransferase encodes MLKAIYILKSDYENSEFKAKLNSKLPQSVTFLPISFDNQDSFRVFSLDEAINLLKNQKENELIKAIIAKFDSIKDNFIIVVGSDDELLDTLIAKNLNAPFLLSDKTAYKAGFLGFKSFTNIDDIATLESNYITPLKFETILYQKAAQKPKIVVLPESDDDRVLKACDILLASKAVSITLLGDRDKIDKRAKDLGLNLTKANIINPDKSELIDEFATTLYELRKNKGLELDQAKELIKDRTYFGTMLVYKGLANAMVSGANTTTAQTIRPALQFIKTKPGVSSVSGSFIMCVNGQIHFYADCAIIPNPTPKDLATTAISTAQIAREFGFEPKIAMLSYSTGDSGSGASVDSVIEATKILKELDPSLDVEGPIQFDAAVDSVVAAKKLPNSKVAGNANVFIFPDLNSGNICYKAVQRSSNALAIGPILQGLNKPINDLSRGCLVDDIINTILISAIQGE; translated from the coding sequence ATGCTAAAAGCTATTTATATACTAAAAAGTGACTATGAAAATAGCGAATTTAAAGCTAAATTAAATTCCAAATTACCCCAAAGTGTTACTTTTTTACCCATTAGTTTTGATAATCAAGATAGTTTTAGAGTTTTTAGTTTAGATGAAGCGATAAATCTCTTAAAAAACCAAAAAGAAAATGAGCTTATAAAAGCGATAATAGCGAAATTTGATAGCATAAAAGATAATTTTATAATAGTCGTTGGCTCTGACGATGAATTACTAGATACTTTGATAGCTAAGAATTTAAATGCTCCATTTTTGCTAAGTGATAAAACCGCTTATAAAGCCGGATTTTTAGGCTTTAAGTCATTTACAAATATAGATGATATAGCCACATTAGAGAGCAATTATATAACTCCATTGAAATTTGAAACCATTCTATACCAAAAAGCCGCCCAAAAACCAAAAATAGTAGTCTTGCCTGAAAGCGATGATGATAGAGTGCTTAAAGCGTGCGATATCTTACTAGCTAGCAAGGCAGTATCTATAACCTTGCTTGGTGATAGAGATAAAATAGACAAAAGAGCCAAAGATTTGGGATTAAATTTAACAAAAGCAAATATCATAAATCCAGATAAAAGCGAATTGATAGATGAATTTGCCACCACACTTTATGAACTTCGCAAAAACAAAGGCTTAGAGCTAGATCAAGCCAAAGAGCTAATCAAAGATAGAACATATTTTGGCACTATGCTTGTCTATAAAGGCTTAGCAAATGCGATGGTAAGCGGAGCCAATACGACCACAGCCCAAACCATCCGCCCAGCCTTACAATTTATCAAAACCAAACCCGGAGTCTCTAGCGTAAGTGGTAGCTTCATAATGTGCGTAAATGGTCAAATTCACTTCTACGCAGATTGCGCTATAATCCCAAATCCAACCCCAAAAGATCTAGCCACAACAGCTATATCCACAGCCCAAATCGCTCGTGAGTTTGGCTTTGAGCCTAAAATCGCAATGCTAAGCTACTCAACAGGCGATAGTGGTAGCGGAGCTAGCGTAGATAGCGTGATAGAGGCTACTAAAATCTTAAAAGAGTTAGACCCAAGCCTTGATGTAGAAGGGCCGATTCAGTTTGATGCAGCAGTTGATAGCGTAGTAGCAGCCAAAAAACTACCAAATTCAAAAGTCGCTGGCAATGCCAATGTATTTATCTTCCCAGATTTAAACTCTGGTAATATCTGCTACAAAGCTGTCCAAAGAAGCTCAAACGCCCTAGCCATCGGCCCGATTCTACAAGGATTAAATAAGCCAATTAATGATTTAAGCCGTGGTTGCTTAGTAGATGATATCATAAATACAATTTTAATTAGCGCAATTCAAGGAGAGTAG
- the flgH gene encoding flagellar basal body L-ring protein FlgH gives MKRSSFFVLFCLVGFSGCGTGANPHISMEPPAYVEEMPSRVQGGGVGNPGSLFGKGDNPLFSDRKAMNVNDIVTVIISENANQSSQSNRSTTKDSTTALNGGSFTTPAGSPLQGPLNDVNKIAGIGFSAGGANSYSGSGTASRVETFTTTVSARIIKVLTNGNYFIEGSKEILLNNEKQIMQISGVIRPYDISQNNEIESRYISDAKILYRTEGDLQRAMDKPWGTRVLETIWPF, from the coding sequence ATGAAAAGAAGTTCTTTTTTTGTCTTATTTTGTTTGGTTGGTTTTAGTGGTTGTGGAACTGGAGCTAATCCGCATATATCAATGGAGCCACCTGCATATGTAGAAGAGATGCCGAGCCGTGTTCAAGGTGGTGGCGTGGGTAATCCTGGTAGTTTGTTTGGTAAAGGGGATAATCCTCTATTTTCAGATAGAAAAGCTATGAATGTAAATGATATTGTCACAGTAATCATATCAGAAAACGCCAATCAAAGCTCACAATCTAACCGCTCAACAACTAAAGATAGCACAACAGCATTAAATGGTGGATCATTTACCACACCGGCTGGATCACCGCTACAAGGGCCACTTAATGATGTTAATAAAATTGCTGGAATTGGATTTAGTGCTGGTGGAGCTAATAGCTATAGCGGAAGTGGCACGGCTAGTAGGGTAGAGACCTTTACTACTACTGTTTCAGCTAGGATTATCAAGGTTTTGACTAATGGTAATTACTTTATTGAAGGTAGCAAAGAGATATTATTAAATAACGAAAAGCAGATAATGCAAATTAGCGGCGTGATAAGACCTTATGACATTAGTCAAAATAATGAGATAGAATCAAGATATATATCAGATGCCAAGATACTATATCGCACCGAAGGGGATTT